One genomic segment of Pirellulales bacterium includes these proteins:
- the ppk2 gene encoding polyphosphate kinase 2, with the protein MDVIAEHIAKITDAKKHKKQKKGKHKQHKKGKHAGEGANANSQVGLLDRDPSADGDDGRPNDDDTFGTSDIRLKPHKVDTKVYEKELARLQIELVKLQEWIKHERLKVVVIFEGRDAAGKGGVIKRITESLNPRICRVVALGTPTEREKSSWYFQRYVPHLPAAGEMVLFDRSWYNRAGVERVMGFCSDGEYQEFLRSCPEFERMLCRSGIILIKYWFSVSDEEQERRFQKRMKDPTRSWKLSPMDVESRAKWIEYSMAKDAMFAHTDIKQAAWYVVKADSKKCARLNCIAHLLSMIPYKDLTPTPAKLPPRPRQGHYVRPPINDQTFVPEIW; encoded by the coding sequence ATGGACGTAATTGCCGAACACATCGCAAAAATCACTGACGCCAAGAAGCACAAGAAGCAGAAAAAGGGAAAGCATAAGCAACACAAGAAAGGCAAACACGCGGGCGAAGGCGCCAACGCCAATTCGCAGGTTGGCTTGCTCGATCGCGATCCATCGGCCGACGGTGATGACGGAAGGCCGAACGACGACGACACGTTCGGCACCAGCGATATCCGGCTCAAGCCGCACAAAGTCGACACAAAGGTCTACGAAAAGGAACTTGCCCGGCTGCAGATCGAGTTGGTGAAACTTCAAGAATGGATCAAGCACGAGCGCTTGAAAGTGGTCGTGATTTTCGAGGGACGCGACGCTGCCGGAAAAGGCGGGGTCATCAAGCGCATCACCGAAAGTTTGAATCCCCGTATCTGCCGGGTTGTCGCGCTGGGCACGCCCACGGAACGCGAAAAGTCGAGCTGGTATTTCCAGCGCTACGTGCCGCACCTTCCCGCCGCCGGCGAAATGGTCCTCTTCGACCGCAGTTGGTACAACCGCGCCGGCGTCGAACGCGTGATGGGATTCTGTAGCGACGGCGAGTATCAAGAGTTCCTCCGCTCGTGTCCCGAATTCGAGCGGATGCTCTGCCGATCGGGAATCATATTGATCAAATACTGGTTCTCGGTCAGCGATGAGGAGCAGGAGCGGCGATTCCAAAAGCGCATGAAGGACCCGACGCGCAGTTGGAAGCTCAGCCCGATGGATGTCGAATCGCGGGCGAAATGGATCGAATATTCGATGGCCAAGGACGCGATGTTCGCCCACACCGACATCAAACAAGCCGCCTGGTATGTCGTCAAGGCAGATTCGAAAAAATGTGCTCGGCTCAATTGCATTGCGCATTTGCTGAGCATGATCCCCTACAAAGACCTAACGCCGACGCCGGCCAAGCTGCCGCCGCGGCCTCGCCAAGGCCACTACGTCCGTCCGCCAATCAACGACCAGACATTCGTGCCGGAAATCTGGTAG
- a CDS encoding ATP-dependent 6-phosphofructokinase has protein sequence MVEPQDLVVKSLGPCRIDSPLAERLNGRGPTMHNVDESDRVLFDDKVSVLLERRCGIDNLPSFEPAGPRKKIFFDASKTRVGIVTCGGLCPGINDVIRALVMELWFHYGVRRIHGFSNGFQGFVARYGRSVLDLTPESVSDINDSGGTVLGTSRGQQDAAEVVDCLERMCTNIVFIIGGDGTIRGAINIAAEIANRGEKIAVVGIPKTIDNDIMYIDHSFGFQTAFSEAAKVIRIAHVEAKSAPNGVGLVKLMGRQSGFIACYASLPINDADFVLIPEVPFRLDGERGLLAALRKRIEQRGHAVIVAAEGAGQELCGSASSQTDASGNPRLHDVGLLLKQRITEDFAGRGLELNLKYIDPSYAIRSVPANAYDSGYCIRLAHGAVHAAMCGRTEMLVGRWHGRFVHVPMQLAIRQRNTVDPHGDLWDAVLESTGQPRAFE, from the coding sequence GTGGTCGAACCGCAAGATTTAGTCGTAAAATCGCTGGGCCCGTGCCGGATCGATTCGCCGCTGGCGGAACGCCTGAATGGCCGTGGGCCGACGATGCACAACGTCGACGAGTCGGACCGAGTATTGTTCGACGATAAGGTTTCAGTGCTGCTCGAGCGGCGCTGCGGAATCGACAACCTGCCCTCTTTCGAGCCGGCGGGACCGCGAAAGAAGATTTTTTTCGACGCCTCGAAAACGCGAGTCGGAATCGTCACCTGCGGCGGCCTTTGCCCAGGTATCAATGATGTGATTCGGGCACTGGTGATGGAACTATGGTTTCATTACGGCGTGCGACGAATCCATGGGTTTTCCAACGGTTTCCAGGGCTTCGTGGCACGATATGGCCGCAGCGTCTTGGATCTTACGCCCGAGAGCGTCAGCGATATCAACGACTCGGGCGGAACGGTGCTGGGCACGTCGCGCGGGCAGCAAGATGCCGCCGAGGTGGTCGATTGCCTCGAACGGATGTGCACCAACATCGTGTTCATCATCGGCGGCGATGGCACGATCCGGGGCGCGATCAATATCGCCGCCGAGATCGCCAACCGCGGCGAGAAAATCGCGGTCGTCGGAATCCCGAAGACGATCGACAACGACATCATGTACATCGACCATAGTTTCGGCTTTCAAACCGCGTTTTCCGAAGCGGCCAAGGTAATTCGCATCGCGCACGTCGAAGCCAAGTCGGCCCCGAACGGCGTCGGGCTGGTAAAGCTGATGGGCCGGCAATCCGGCTTCATCGCCTGCTATGCCTCGCTGCCGATCAACGATGCCGATTTCGTGCTCATTCCCGAGGTGCCATTTCGCCTCGACGGAGAACGCGGCCTGCTCGCGGCGCTGCGGAAAAGAATCGAGCAGCGCGGGCATGCCGTGATCGTCGCGGCCGAGGGAGCCGGGCAGGAGTTGTGCGGCTCGGCGAGCAGCCAAACCGATGCTTCCGGCAATCCGCGATTGCACGACGTGGGATTGCTTTTGAAACAGCGGATCACCGAAGATTTCGCCGGCCGGGGCCTCGAACTAAACCTAAAATATATCGACCCCAGCTACGCCATCCGAAGCGTTCCGGCAAACGCCTACGACAGCGGCTATTGCATCCGCTTGGCGCATGGCGCCGTGCACGCCGCGATGTGCGGACGGACGGAGATGCTCGTCGGCCGATGGCACGGGCGATTCGTGCACGTTCCCATGCAGCTTGCCATCCGCCAGCGAAACACGGTCGATCCGCATGGCGATTTGTGGGATGCCGTATTGGAGTCGACCGGCCAACCCCGCGCGTTCGAATAG
- the glgP gene encoding alpha-glucan family phosphorylase, which translates to MSTNVIPADGSLLWTPEEINHLVSHNGTPAKTLDNIVQMIQHRFETDVCSVYLLEPDRANLVLAATVGLRPDSVGRVRMRLDEGLAGLVAEQFKPLMVEDAARHPRFKYFRESGEDQYRSFLGVPLVDRGLLQGVLIVQTAESRTFSEEEMQLMVDAGAQLGPLISETRMLEQFVAPSYHRLWALARNLWWSWDHESATLFRDLDPVRWRQVDHNPIALLEGMSIEMLEQRASQLVLHSRINYTFRRMQEYLNSTKTWGARHAGVLWARPVAYFSAEFGLHESVPIYSGGLGILSGDHIKSASDLGIPLIGVGLYYNQGYFRQRLDIEGWQQEDYLHVNDAMLPVQPAMGKDGQPVLVRIQTRSAEITARVMRVSVGRNALLLLDSDVDGNQPEDRELTSRLYGGDNRVRIRQELLLGVGGVRALRAMGISPGVVHLNEGHSAFASLELVRQRMAEEGLRLDEAIRRVACQTVFTTHTPVPAGHDRFSAHLIDEHLGPIRDAMGMAHDHLMALGRVDPYNPGEDFCMTVLALKLSRRANAVSSLHGQVSRSMWTGLWSNRPEEEVPIGHITNGVHVPTWLAPQMRQVYDRHLGSDWPVRASEASLWDTIDTIDDGELWETHQALKARLLNFVRRLAVRQAERRGEGEEALAQLRRALSYDALTIGFARRFATYKRATLIFEDIERIAALVNDPQMPIQFVFAGKAHPHDGPGKKLLQYIARLTRDARFLGKVVFVEDYDINVGRHFVQGVDVWLNNPRRPLEASGTSGEKVVLNGGLNLSILDGWWAEAYDGSNGFAIGGGETHTVTDVHDSRDQAALLSTLTNEVIPLYYRRDRDGIPRAWIKRMKRAIRTMGWRFSADRMVIDYVLKSYIPAAGGTSSDMTRM; encoded by the coding sequence ATGAGCACCAATGTCATTCCGGCGGACGGATCGCTTCTTTGGACTCCCGAGGAAATCAACCACCTGGTGTCGCATAACGGCACTCCGGCAAAGACGCTCGACAACATCGTGCAAATGATTCAGCACCGGTTCGAAACCGATGTATGCTCGGTCTATCTGCTCGAGCCGGACCGGGCAAATCTTGTCCTCGCCGCGACGGTGGGATTGCGGCCCGACAGCGTCGGCCGGGTGCGGATGCGATTGGACGAAGGGCTGGCCGGGCTGGTCGCCGAGCAGTTCAAGCCGCTCATGGTGGAAGATGCCGCCCGGCATCCGCGATTCAAATACTTCCGCGAATCGGGCGAGGACCAGTACCGCTCGTTCTTGGGCGTGCCGCTGGTCGACCGCGGGCTGTTGCAGGGCGTACTGATCGTGCAAACCGCCGAATCGCGCACATTCTCGGAAGAAGAAATGCAGTTGATGGTCGACGCCGGAGCCCAACTCGGGCCGCTCATCAGCGAAACGCGGATGCTCGAGCAGTTCGTCGCTCCGTCGTACCACCGCTTGTGGGCCTTGGCGCGAAACCTTTGGTGGAGTTGGGACCATGAATCCGCGACGCTGTTTCGCGATCTCGATCCCGTGCGCTGGCGGCAGGTGGATCACAATCCGATCGCTCTGTTGGAAGGCATGTCGATCGAGATGCTCGAGCAGCGGGCTTCGCAATTGGTGCTCCACAGCCGCATCAACTACACGTTTCGCCGGATGCAGGAATATTTGAATTCGACAAAAACCTGGGGCGCTCGCCATGCCGGAGTTCTTTGGGCTCGCCCCGTGGCGTATTTCTCGGCCGAGTTCGGGCTGCATGAATCGGTGCCGATTTATTCCGGCGGCCTGGGGATCTTGTCCGGCGACCATATCAAGAGCGCGTCGGATTTGGGAATTCCGCTGATCGGCGTCGGGCTCTACTACAACCAAGGCTATTTCCGCCAGCGGCTCGATATCGAAGGCTGGCAGCAAGAAGACTATCTCCATGTGAACGACGCGATGTTGCCGGTGCAGCCGGCCATGGGCAAGGACGGGCAACCAGTGCTCGTGCGGATTCAAACGCGCTCGGCGGAGATCACCGCGCGAGTAATGCGTGTGTCGGTCGGCCGAAATGCACTACTCCTGCTCGATTCCGATGTCGACGGCAACCAACCAGAGGACCGCGAACTCACAAGCCGGCTTTACGGCGGCGATAATCGCGTGCGCATCCGCCAGGAGTTGCTGCTCGGAGTCGGCGGCGTGCGAGCGCTGCGGGCGATGGGGATTTCGCCCGGCGTGGTGCATCTCAACGAAGGGCACAGCGCCTTTGCCTCACTAGAATTGGTCCGCCAGCGGATGGCCGAAGAGGGGTTGCGGCTCGACGAGGCGATCCGTCGCGTCGCCTGCCAGACCGTTTTTACCACGCACACCCCCGTTCCTGCGGGGCACGACCGCTTTTCGGCCCATCTGATCGACGAGCATCTCGGCCCGATCCGCGACGCCATGGGGATGGCCCACGATCATCTGATGGCCCTGGGCCGCGTCGATCCCTATAACCCGGGCGAGGATTTTTGCATGACCGTCTTGGCGCTCAAGCTTTCGCGCCGGGCCAATGCCGTTTCTTCGCTGCATGGGCAAGTCTCGCGAAGCATGTGGACCGGTCTGTGGAGCAATCGGCCGGAGGAGGAAGTGCCGATCGGGCACATCACCAACGGCGTGCACGTGCCCACTTGGCTCGCGCCGCAGATGCGGCAGGTCTATGATCGCCATCTCGGTTCCGATTGGCCGGTGCGAGCGAGCGAGGCCTCTTTGTGGGACACGATCGACACGATCGACGACGGCGAACTGTGGGAGACGCATCAGGCGCTCAAAGCACGTTTATTGAACTTCGTCCGCCGCCTTGCCGTGCGCCAGGCCGAACGGCGCGGCGAAGGGGAAGAAGCCCTCGCCCAGTTGCGGCGTGCGCTCAGCTACGATGCCCTAACGATCGGCTTCGCCCGCCGCTTCGCCACATACAAACGGGCGACTCTGATTTTCGAAGATATCGAACGGATCGCGGCGCTCGTGAACGATCCGCAAATGCCGATTCAATTCGTTTTCGCCGGCAAGGCGCATCCCCATGACGGACCCGGCAAGAAGCTACTGCAATACATCGCCCGGCTGACGCGCGACGCTCGCTTCCTCGGCAAAGTGGTGTTCGTCGAAGATTATGACATCAACGTCGGCCGGCATTTCGTGCAAGGCGTCGACGTATGGCTCAACAATCCGCGGCGACCGCTCGAGGCCTCGGGCACGAGCGGCGAAAAAGTCGTGCTCAACGGTGGATTGAATCTTTCGATTCTCGACGGCTGGTGGGCCGAGGCCTACGACGGCTCGAACGGTTTCGCGATCGGCGGCGGCGAAACGCACACCGTCACCGACGTTCACGACTCGCGCGATCAGGCGGCCCTGCTCTCGACGCTCACGAATGAAGTGATTCCGCTCTATTATCGCCGCGACCGCGATGGCATTCCCCGGGCCTGGATCAAACGCATGAAGCGCGCCATTCGCACGATGGGCTGGCGCTTCAGCGCCGACCGCATGGTGATCGACTACGTGCTCAAAAGCTACATCCCCGCCGCCGGCGGCACCAGCAGCGACATGACGCGGATGTAG
- a CDS encoding gamma-glutamylcyclotransferase family protein, which translates to MTTADRWYFAYGSNLSMERMQRRTGPIRDASVAQLKDFRLVFNNTDTDGVETYANIMPTPGGVVWGVVYRCAPAALAALDEYECVSDGCYSREVVEVQTAAGEQLQAQVYVGGERFMVEGRRPSDWYLQIILSGANEHGLPEEYVREIELLANPAGPPSPPR; encoded by the coding sequence ATGACAACCGCCGATCGATGGTATTTCGCCTACGGGAGCAACCTATCGATGGAGCGGATGCAGAGGCGCACAGGACCGATCCGCGACGCAAGTGTTGCCCAGTTGAAAGACTTCCGCCTGGTCTTCAACAACACGGATACGGACGGCGTCGAGACGTATGCGAATATCATGCCAACTCCGGGCGGCGTCGTGTGGGGCGTTGTTTACCGATGCGCGCCAGCGGCGCTGGCAGCGCTCGACGAGTACGAATGCGTGTCCGACGGCTGCTATTCACGCGAAGTGGTCGAGGTCCAGACGGCGGCGGGCGAGCAATTGCAGGCTCAAGTATACGTCGGCGGCGAGCGGTTCATGGTCGAAGGCCGCCGCCCGAGCGACTGGTATTTGCAGATAATCCTGTCGGGCGCGAACGAACACGGCCTCCCGGAGGAATATGTGCGCGAGATCGAATTGCTCGCAAATCCCGCGGGGCCGCCGAGCCCGCCGCGCTAG
- a CDS encoding transglutaminase family protein, with protein sequence MLIRVGSEIVFTYPAPTAVLLMLHTHPSRAPTIRKPEHLEIDPYVPVEEYFDSYGNRCCRAVVPAGRVVYRNGAIVEDSGLHDLQVPTARQIAVEDLPFDTLRFLLASRYCEVDSELKDMAWQFFGQITPGWPRVQAICDFVHQHIRFDYQQARSSRTALEAYRERTGVCRDFTHLAITLCRCLNIPARYCTGYLGDIGVPVMPYPMDFSAWFEAYLGGNWHAFDPRNHIPRIGRILMARGRDAADVAITTTFGPNQLQTFQVWTDEVSEVPAYAQ encoded by the coding sequence ATGTTGATCCGAGTTGGCTCCGAAATCGTATTCACCTATCCCGCCCCCACGGCCGTGCTCTTGATGCTTCATACGCATCCGTCGCGAGCGCCGACCATCCGCAAGCCGGAGCATTTGGAAATCGATCCCTACGTGCCGGTTGAAGAATATTTTGACTCCTATGGGAATCGTTGCTGTCGGGCGGTCGTGCCGGCCGGGCGCGTTGTCTATCGCAACGGCGCGATCGTGGAAGACTCGGGGCTGCATGATTTGCAAGTTCCCACGGCGAGACAAATCGCCGTCGAAGATCTGCCGTTCGACACATTGCGGTTTCTGCTGGCGAGCCGCTATTGCGAAGTCGATAGCGAGTTGAAAGACATGGCATGGCAGTTTTTCGGGCAGATCACACCAGGTTGGCCGCGCGTGCAGGCAATTTGCGATTTTGTTCACCAGCACATCCGTTTCGATTATCAGCAGGCGCGATCGAGCCGGACAGCGCTGGAAGCGTATCGCGAGCGAACCGGTGTCTGCCGCGACTTCACACATTTGGCGATCACCCTTTGCCGTTGCTTGAATATCCCGGCCCGATATTGCACGGGCTATTTGGGCGACATCGGCGTGCCGGTGATGCCCTATCCGATGGACTTCAGCGCTTGGTTCGAAGCCTATTTGGGCGGCAATTGGCATGCGTTCGATCCGCGCAATCATATTCCGCGGATCGGACGAATCTTGATGGCCCGCGGCCGCGACGCCGCGGACGTTGCCATCACGACCACGTTCGGGCCCAATCAACTTCAAACTTTCCAGGTCTGGACCGACGAAGTTTCGGAAGTGCCGGCATATGCGCAATGA
- a CDS encoding HEAT repeat domain-containing protein, translating into MPGSPSSSTAAAAPKTAIHEAQWIWSPAADEHPKSSVPLGTCYFRRSFEMTQPEAGEVQITADESYELYVNGRKVGEGHNWHVMDVHDITRFLKAGHNTIAVLANKTDFGPAGLAARVLVKSAGDTWVSYLTGSSWKTSQKEFVGWAQTRFNETQWLPAREIGQFGVVKPWLDEMQLAHGLGSRFKISEEFRVEAVVSSQDTGSLIAMAFNEFGDILASREGGPLLIVRPAKAGLPPSKVSVYCDQVKSIQGILPLNGQVFVVGAGPQGTGLYRISEPGTAPLATPPNETNPTAAAPNAPAPTAAAPATLPVDKPSGATSAPSPAASIPSSSRRGPSSPSAQNSRPHSDSGVILASAVVEATDEEPAAANISELKPLKELPDDNHEKLVAPPHKATVVRAKQVDLVLKFTGEMAEHGPHAPVLGPDGLIYVLMGDHSKPVHADDPASPYHHPYEGDLISPRYEDPNGYGVGVKAPGGRIIRTDASGSFFETFAAGFRNPYGFAFTRTGELITHESDMEWDVGEPWYRPTRLLHVVAGGDYGWRSGWGAWPTYFYDSLPSIGETGRSSPTAVVAYNHMMFPRRFQNTLFVGDWSRGRILNVRLKPSGASYTAESSVFLEGKPLNVTYLAIGPDGALYFCTGGRDTEGGIYRIVWNGKVPESALPVREGMRAAIQQPQLDSAWARQRVAVIKQKLGAAWDAELPTIANNDKNRPESRCRALELMQLLGPFPGSAELLRLSRDPDDSVRAKAVYLMGIHADEATGARLVELLRDPNPLVQRVACESLVRAGQRATWADLVPLLVSQDRYVSYAATRALEQIPKEGWQAAALAAKNQRLFLQGALALVVMDPDRATVDAILARVQKTLDGYVTDPDFLDLLRLTELALERGKLMPSDVPTLGARLANEYPAGDRVMNRELIRLMAFLKEPSANARMIQQLQDPDLPAEEKLHLALMARFIPNWTTSQKFALLKFYESARSLPGGHSFTGYVENVSRDFFVSLTDDERAQVLTQGTKWPSSALSVLAKLPDDPGAETLAQLQSLDRNLESMSGEPVRRLRIGIVAVLGHSGNAAAQAYLRELYDRDPERRGFIAMSLAEHPNGDNWPVLVKSLSIVEGAFAQQVLLKLASVDRKPQGSEPMRQAILCGLKLGDNGGKLAVPLLERWAGKKLSFAEDKWDTALAAWQAWFASKYPDQPEAKLPQDSNANRWTMEELLSYLSSPEGSAGDAQQGATVFEKANCVKCHRFGERGEGVGPDLTNVSRRFQKKEILESILFPSQVISDQYASKTIVLTDGRIIWGLASTQPDGSIVVLQSNTQRITIAKDEVDEIRASKKSAMPEGLMNALTLEEIADLFAYLEQSPDAKISNRRTQAER; encoded by the coding sequence TTGCCGGGTTCGCCATCGAGTTCGACGGCGGCCGCGGCCCCGAAAACCGCGATTCACGAAGCGCAATGGATCTGGTCGCCCGCCGCCGATGAGCATCCAAAGTCGAGCGTGCCGCTGGGCACTTGCTATTTCCGCCGCAGCTTTGAGATGACGCAGCCCGAGGCGGGCGAAGTGCAAATCACCGCCGACGAATCGTATGAATTGTATGTCAACGGCCGAAAGGTCGGCGAAGGCCACAACTGGCACGTGATGGATGTCCACGATATCACGCGCTTTCTAAAGGCCGGCCACAATACGATTGCCGTGCTGGCCAACAAGACCGACTTTGGGCCGGCCGGATTGGCCGCTCGCGTGTTGGTCAAAAGCGCCGGCGACACCTGGGTGTCGTATCTGACCGGTTCGTCGTGGAAGACGAGCCAGAAGGAATTCGTCGGCTGGGCACAAACGCGATTCAACGAAACGCAGTGGCTGCCGGCCCGCGAAATCGGGCAATTTGGTGTCGTCAAGCCGTGGCTCGACGAAATGCAATTGGCGCATGGACTGGGAAGCCGGTTCAAGATCAGCGAAGAATTTCGCGTCGAGGCGGTCGTCTCATCGCAAGACACCGGCTCGTTGATCGCGATGGCGTTTAACGAATTCGGCGATATTTTGGCATCCCGTGAAGGGGGCCCGCTGCTGATCGTTCGGCCGGCGAAGGCGGGCCTGCCGCCGAGCAAAGTGTCGGTGTATTGCGATCAGGTGAAAAGCATCCAGGGAATCTTGCCATTGAACGGGCAAGTGTTCGTCGTCGGCGCGGGTCCGCAAGGAACCGGTTTGTATCGCATTTCCGAACCCGGAACCGCTCCGCTGGCGACGCCGCCCAATGAGACCAACCCCACGGCCGCCGCGCCCAATGCGCCGGCGCCGACCGCGGCCGCCCCAGCTACGCTGCCCGTGGATAAGCCATCTGGCGCAACTAGCGCGCCGTCTCCGGCCGCATCGATTCCATCGTCGTCGCGCAGGGGCCCTTCGAGTCCGTCCGCGCAAAATAGCCGACCGCATTCCGATAGCGGAGTGATTCTGGCCTCTGCGGTGGTGGAAGCGACAGACGAAGAGCCGGCCGCGGCAAACATAAGCGAACTGAAGCCACTCAAAGAATTGCCCGACGACAATCACGAGAAATTGGTCGCGCCGCCACACAAGGCTACCGTCGTTCGAGCCAAACAAGTCGATCTCGTGCTGAAATTCACCGGTGAAATGGCCGAACATGGTCCGCATGCGCCGGTGCTCGGGCCCGATGGGTTGATTTATGTCTTGATGGGCGACCACAGCAAGCCGGTTCATGCCGACGATCCGGCCAGCCCCTATCATCATCCGTATGAGGGCGATCTGATCTCGCCGCGCTACGAGGATCCGAACGGCTATGGCGTCGGCGTCAAAGCGCCCGGCGGAAGGATCATTCGCACGGATGCCTCGGGCAGCTTCTTCGAAACCTTTGCGGCCGGCTTCCGCAATCCCTATGGCTTCGCCTTCACGCGCACCGGCGAATTGATTACGCACGAGTCCGACATGGAATGGGACGTCGGCGAGCCGTGGTATCGGCCGACGCGATTGCTGCACGTCGTGGCCGGCGGCGACTACGGCTGGCGCAGCGGCTGGGGTGCCTGGCCAACTTATTTCTACGACAGTCTGCCATCGATCGGCGAAACGGGTCGCAGCTCTCCCACGGCCGTCGTGGCCTACAACCACATGATGTTTCCCCGCCGGTTCCAAAACACGCTGTTTGTCGGCGATTGGTCGCGCGGGCGGATTCTCAATGTTCGGCTTAAGCCGTCCGGGGCGAGCTACACCGCCGAGAGCAGTGTGTTTCTTGAAGGCAAACCACTGAATGTGACCTACCTGGCGATCGGGCCCGACGGAGCACTTTATTTCTGCACCGGCGGGCGCGACACGGAAGGCGGCATCTACCGCATCGTCTGGAACGGGAAAGTGCCGGAATCCGCGCTGCCGGTCCGCGAAGGAATGCGCGCGGCGATCCAGCAACCACAACTCGATAGCGCTTGGGCTCGGCAGCGCGTTGCCGTCATCAAGCAAAAACTCGGCGCGGCGTGGGATGCTGAGTTGCCCACGATCGCCAATAACGACAAAAACCGGCCTGAAAGCCGCTGCCGGGCGCTCGAGCTGATGCAATTGCTTGGGCCCTTTCCCGGCTCGGCAGAGTTGCTGCGCCTGTCGCGCGATCCCGACGATTCGGTTCGGGCGAAAGCCGTGTATCTGATGGGCATCCATGCCGATGAAGCCACCGGAGCTCGGCTTGTCGAACTTTTGCGCGACCCGAATCCGCTTGTGCAGCGAGTGGCCTGCGAGTCGCTGGTGCGCGCCGGCCAGCGAGCGACGTGGGCCGATCTCGTGCCGCTTTTGGTGTCGCAAGATCGATATGTCAGCTACGCGGCAACCCGAGCGCTCGAGCAGATTCCGAAGGAAGGCTGGCAAGCCGCGGCGTTGGCGGCCAAGAACCAGCGGCTGTTTCTCCAAGGCGCGTTGGCCCTCGTAGTAATGGACCCCGATCGAGCCACAGTCGACGCGATATTGGCCCGCGTTCAGAAGACTCTGGACGGCTATGTCACCGATCCCGATTTCCTCGATCTGCTGCGATTGACCGAACTCGCGTTGGAGCGCGGCAAGCTCATGCCGAGCGATGTGCCCACGCTCGGCGCGCGGCTTGCCAACGAATATCCCGCGGGCGATCGCGTGATGAATCGCGAATTGATTCGGCTGATGGCATTTTTAAAAGAACCGTCGGCCAACGCGCGGATGATTCAGCAGTTGCAAGATCCGGATCTGCCGGCGGAAGAAAAGCTGCATCTCGCGCTCATGGCCCGGTTCATTCCAAACTGGACTACGTCGCAGAAATTCGCGCTGTTGAAATTCTACGAATCGGCCCGTTCGCTGCCCGGCGGCCATAGCTTTACGGGCTATGTCGAAAACGTCTCGCGCGATTTCTTCGTCAGCCTCACCGACGACGAGCGAGCCCAAGTGCTCACGCAAGGAACCAAATGGCCCAGTTCGGCATTATCGGTGCTCGCGAAATTGCCCGACGACCCCGGCGCCGAAACGCTGGCCCAGCTTCAATCGCTCGATCGCAATTTGGAATCGATGAGCGGCGAGCCCGTGCGCCGGCTGCGAATCGGGATCGTCGCCGTTCTTGGGCACAGCGGCAATGCGGCCGCGCAGGCTTATTTGCGAGAGCTCTACGATCGCGATCCGGAGCGGCGCGGATTCATCGCCATGTCGCTCGCCGAGCATCCCAATGGCGACAATTGGCCGGTGCTTGTTAAGTCGTTGTCGATCGTCGAAGGCGCATTTGCCCAGCAGGTGCTCTTGAAATTGGCCTCGGTGGATCGTAAGCCCCAGGGTTCGGAACCGATGCGGCAGGCGATTCTCTGCGGACTAAAGCTCGGCGACAACGGCGGCAAACTGGCCGTGCCGCTCCTGGAGCGTTGGGCCGGCAAGAAGCTCAGCTTCGCCGAGGACAAATGGGACACGGCGCTCGCCGCCTGGCAAGCATGGTTCGCCTCGAAGTATCCCGATCAGCCCGAGGCGAAGCTGCCGCAGGATTCGAACGCCAATCGCTGGACGATGGAAGAATTGCTTAGCTACCTGTCGTCGCCGGAAGGATCGGCCGGCGATGCTCAGCAAGGGGCCACCGTGTTCGAAAAAGCGAATTGCGTCAAATGCCATCGCTTCGGCGAACGAGGCGAAGGCGTCGGGCCGGATCTGACGAATGTCAGCCGCCGGTTTCAGAAAAAAGAAATCCTCGAATCGATTCTCTTTCCGTCGCAAGTGATTTCCGATCAATACGCCAGCAAAACGATCGTGCTCACCGATGGCCGCATCATTTGGGGCCTCGCCTCGACCCAGCCCGACGGTTCGATCGTCGTGTTGCAATCGAATACTCAACGGATCACGATCGCCAAGGACGAGGTCGACGAGATTCGCGCGTCGAAAAAATCGGCGATGCCCGAGGGCCTGATGAACGCCCTGACGCTCGAAGAAATCGCCGACCTGTTCGCGTATCTAGAACAATCCCCCGACGCGAAAATCAGCAACCGCCGCACGCAAGCGGAGCGATAA